One window from the genome of Echinicola vietnamensis DSM 17526 encodes:
- a CDS encoding DEAD/DEAH box helicase, producing MSDSPQSFENFKLNKQLLEAVKEAGYTKPTPIQEKTIPLALAGQDILGIAQTGTGKTAAYVLPLLMKTKYAQGEHARALILAPTRELVIQIEQAILTLGKYTDLRYACLYGGVGPTPQIEKIRAGVDIIIATPGRFMDIYSKGELFVRNIKTMVMDEADKMMDMGFMPQIRSILEVIPVKRQNMLFSATFSERVERISHEFLEFPERIEIALQATTADTVAQTKYFVPNLKTKITLLDHLLQNEEINRVIVFTKSRKNAEAVYQYLERRKHGEIRVIHANKGQNTRINSVDDFKSGDVRILVATDVAARGLDISMVSHVVNFDVPLIYEDYVHRVGRTGRAEQEGAAFTFVNPAEEYHFGRIEEIIRMEVPEEPIPKEVRIADTPFAEKQAYDREIDKQRQKADPTFKGAFHEKKVRANTNPHYNPEKKKVRGNKNSKAKRNRNQMKKKGGKR from the coding sequence ATGTCTGATAGCCCGCAGTCTTTCGAAAATTTTAAATTGAACAAGCAGCTTTTGGAAGCGGTGAAAGAGGCGGGGTATACCAAACCCACCCCCATTCAGGAAAAGACCATTCCGCTGGCGCTGGCCGGACAGGACATCTTGGGAATTGCCCAGACCGGTACAGGAAAGACTGCTGCTTATGTGCTGCCGCTGTTGATGAAGACCAAATATGCACAAGGTGAACATGCCAGGGCCTTGATCTTGGCCCCTACGCGGGAACTGGTGATTCAGATCGAGCAGGCTATTTTGACCTTGGGCAAATATACCGACTTGCGGTATGCCTGCCTTTACGGAGGGGTCGGGCCGACACCACAGATCGAAAAAATTCGTGCAGGGGTGGATATTATCATCGCCACACCGGGTCGGTTTATGGATATTTATAGCAAAGGAGAGCTCTTCGTCCGCAATATCAAAACCATGGTCATGGACGAGGCGGACAAGATGATGGACATGGGATTTATGCCGCAGATCAGGTCTATCTTGGAAGTGATCCCGGTGAAGCGGCAAAACATGCTTTTTTCGGCTACTTTTTCAGAACGGGTAGAACGGATATCGCACGAGTTTTTGGAGTTTCCCGAGCGGATCGAAATAGCGCTCCAAGCGACCACGGCAGATACGGTGGCGCAAACCAAGTATTTTGTCCCCAACCTCAAGACCAAGATCACCCTGCTGGATCACCTGCTGCAGAACGAGGAAATCAACCGGGTGATCGTCTTTACCAAATCCCGCAAAAATGCCGAAGCGGTTTACCAATACCTTGAACGTAGGAAACACGGTGAAATCCGCGTGATCCATGCCAACAAGGGCCAAAATACCCGAATCAATTCAGTGGATGACTTCAAGTCCGGCGATGTGCGGATCCTTGTGGCCACGGACGTAGCGGCCAGAGGGCTGGACATCAGCATGGTCAGCCACGTGGTGAATTTTGATGTGCCGCTGATCTATGAGGACTATGTCCACCGTGTGGGACGTACGGGGCGGGCAGAGCAGGAAGGGGCCGCCTTTACCTTTGTCAACCCGGCAGAGGAATACCATTTTGGGCGGATCGAGGAGATTATCCGCATGGAGGTGCCCGAGGAACCTATTCCCAAGGAGGTGCGCATTGCCGATACGCCTTTTGCTGAAAAACAGGCTTACGACCGGGAAATCGACAAGCAACGGCAAAAAGCTGACCCTACTTTCAAAGGGGCCTTCCACGAGAAAAAGGTCCGTGCCAATACCAATCCGCATTATAATCCTGAAAAGAAAAAAGTCCGCGGCAACAAAAACAGCAAGGCCAAAAGAAACCGTAACCAGATGAAGAAAAAAGGAGGCAAACGGTAG
- a CDS encoding dihydroorotase: MKKRILITDANIVNEGKIIRGDVYIQDGLIFAAGGNLKDFKEEADITIDAAGKYLLPGLIDDQVHFREPGLTHKAEIYTEAKAAVAGGVTTFMEMPNTVPQATTLALLEEKYTIAAEKSLANYSFYLGATNDNLDELLKADPSKICGIKVFQGSSTGNMLVDNQETLEGIFEKCEMLIATHSENDDIIKANLEKYRGEYGDDIPVKFHPKIRSAEACYDASKRVVDLARKYGTKLHILHISTAKEVMLFDNTLPLAEKRITAEACIHHMWFSEEDYDKKGTLIKWNPAVKTAEDREEILNGVLDDHIDVIATDHAPHTLEEKDNPYTKAPSGGPLVQHSLVALLEMYHQGKITLEQIVQKACHNVAILFEIDKRGYIRPGYHADMVLVDLDSPWEVKKENILSKCGWSPFEGQVFQSKVTHTIVSGHIAYENETFDESQKGQRLKFSRK; encoded by the coding sequence ATGAAGAAGCGTATATTGATCACTGATGCAAATATAGTAAATGAAGGTAAGATTATCCGTGGCGATGTCTATATACAAGACGGATTGATTTTCGCCGCGGGCGGAAATCTGAAAGATTTTAAGGAAGAAGCCGACATTACCATAGACGCAGCGGGGAAATATCTGCTTCCTGGCTTGATAGACGACCAGGTGCACTTCCGTGAGCCGGGCCTAACACATAAAGCTGAAATCTACACAGAAGCCAAGGCCGCTGTGGCCGGAGGGGTCACCACGTTCATGGAAATGCCCAATACGGTCCCTCAAGCCACTACCTTAGCCCTTCTGGAGGAAAAATATACGATTGCTGCCGAAAAATCACTGGCCAATTACTCTTTTTACCTCGGCGCCACCAATGACAACTTGGACGAACTCCTCAAGGCAGACCCCTCCAAGATCTGTGGCATCAAGGTATTCCAAGGCTCTTCCACGGGAAATATGCTGGTGGACAACCAAGAAACGCTGGAGGGCATTTTCGAAAAATGTGAGATGCTGATTGCCACACACAGTGAAAATGACGACATCATCAAGGCAAACCTGGAAAAATACCGTGGGGAATACGGAGATGACATTCCCGTAAAATTCCACCCTAAAATCCGTTCAGCAGAAGCTTGCTATGATGCTTCCAAGCGGGTAGTGGACCTGGCCAGGAAGTACGGCACCAAACTCCACATCCTCCACATCAGCACTGCCAAAGAGGTCATGCTTTTTGACAACACCCTTCCATTGGCGGAAAAACGCATCACCGCCGAAGCCTGTATCCACCATATGTGGTTTTCTGAAGAAGATTACGATAAAAAGGGCACATTGATCAAGTGGAACCCTGCCGTAAAAACCGCCGAAGACCGTGAAGAAATCCTAAATGGAGTGCTGGACGATCACATCGATGTCATTGCTACGGACCATGCGCCACATACCTTGGAAGAAAAGGACAATCCGTACACCAAAGCACCGTCCGGCGGCCCATTGGTGCAGCACAGCTTGGTGGCCCTGCTCGAAATGTACCATCAAGGGAAAATCACATTGGAGCAAATCGTCCAAAAGGCCTGTCATAATGTCGCTATTCTGTTTGAAATTGATAAAAGAGGCTATATCCGTCCCGGCTATCACGCTGACATGGTACTGGTGGATTTGGATTCCCCTTGGGAAGTAAAAAAGGAAAACATCCTCTCCAAATGTGGTTGGTCTCCCTTTGAAGGGCAGGTCTTCCAGTCAAAAGTCACCCATACCATCGTTTCCGGACATATTGCGTACGAAAATGAGACATTCGATGAATCACAAAAAGGCCAACGGCTTAAATTTTCCAGAAAATAA
- a CDS encoding amylo-alpha-1,6-glucosidase, translating to MSYIHFDKTELINLNYSLEKETIRSNRSGCYTSTTIIGCNTRKYHGLLVAPQPQIDSQLHVLLSTIHETVIQRGASFNLGICKYPGTYAPRGHKYLEDYSSEPIPKLTYRVGGVVLQKEIILDTTADRMMIKYTLLDAHSPTTLRLSPFLAFRGYHSLSKANTYVNKKYQKVANGLEFKLYDAYSPLSLQLSKKNDFIAVPDWYYDIEYIREKERGYDFLEDLYVPGYFEFPIEKGESVIFAAGLEEADPKALAEAFDRELKRRTPRDNFENCLKNAAGQFISRRGDETRVIAGYPWFGWWGRDTLIAIPGLTLTQGDYTTFKEVMRTLSQDIKGAMFPNIGSGGQFNMNTLDAPLWYFWAWQQYEAYTEDRKTVTEHYLPKLKGIIDGLMAGSDFNIHMQENGLLYGGQEGIALTWMDAVTSDGPVTPRIGCPVEINALWYNALCYYHELTQEAFAKELAEKVKAAFIEAFWDKEKGYLADVVDGRHKDWSIRPNMVFATSLPYSPLDDIQKAEVLETIKSYLLTPRGLRTLAPGNAAYKGYYQGNQYQRDNAYHQGTAWPWLLGHFVEGYLKIHGKAGKSMIQKLIKGFDDTMSQYGIGSIAEIYDGDPPHRPKGAISQAWSVGELLRIMHLVNHY from the coding sequence ATGAGCTACATCCATTTTGATAAGACGGAATTAATCAACCTTAATTATTCGCTCGAAAAAGAAACCATTCGTTCCAATCGGTCGGGATGCTACACCAGCACCACCATCATAGGATGTAACACCAGAAAATACCATGGCCTGCTCGTGGCTCCCCAGCCACAAATCGACTCGCAGCTCCATGTATTATTGTCCACCATTCACGAAACGGTCATCCAGCGTGGCGCCAGCTTTAACCTGGGCATTTGTAAATACCCCGGCACTTACGCTCCGAGAGGCCATAAATACTTGGAAGACTACAGTTCCGAGCCGATCCCAAAGCTCACCTACCGGGTAGGAGGGGTAGTTTTACAAAAAGAAATCATCCTCGACACCACTGCAGACCGGATGATGATCAAGTACACCCTGCTGGACGCCCATTCACCCACCACTTTAAGGCTAAGCCCGTTTTTGGCCTTTAGGGGCTATCATTCCCTCTCCAAAGCCAATACTTACGTAAACAAGAAATACCAAAAGGTGGCAAACGGACTGGAATTTAAGCTTTATGACGCCTACTCCCCCCTTTCCCTCCAGCTATCCAAGAAGAACGATTTCATCGCCGTTCCCGATTGGTATTATGACATCGAGTACATCAGGGAAAAGGAGCGAGGCTACGATTTTCTGGAAGACCTGTATGTACCGGGCTATTTTGAATTTCCGATTGAAAAAGGAGAATCGGTTATTTTTGCTGCCGGACTGGAGGAAGCAGATCCGAAGGCCTTGGCAGAAGCCTTTGACAGGGAACTGAAAAGAAGAACCCCAAGGGACAATTTTGAAAACTGCCTTAAAAATGCCGCTGGCCAATTTATCAGCCGCCGCGGCGACGAGACCAGGGTCATTGCCGGCTACCCGTGGTTTGGCTGGTGGGGAAGGGATACCTTGATTGCCATACCCGGGCTCACCCTGACACAAGGCGATTACACGACCTTTAAAGAGGTCATGCGCACCCTTTCCCAAGACATCAAAGGCGCCATGTTTCCCAACATAGGAAGCGGGGGCCAATTTAACATGAACACCTTGGATGCGCCATTGTGGTATTTCTGGGCTTGGCAGCAATACGAAGCCTACACGGAGGATCGCAAAACTGTCACTGAACACTACCTTCCCAAATTAAAAGGCATCATCGATGGCCTCATGGCCGGAAGTGACTTTAACATCCATATGCAGGAAAACGGTCTGCTTTACGGCGGCCAAGAAGGCATTGCCCTGACGTGGATGGATGCGGTCACCAGCGATGGCCCGGTCACCCCGAGAATAGGCTGCCCCGTAGAGATCAATGCGCTTTGGTACAATGCACTCTGCTATTATCACGAGCTTACCCAAGAAGCCTTTGCCAAAGAGCTAGCCGAAAAAGTAAAAGCCGCTTTCATTGAGGCGTTTTGGGATAAAGAAAAAGGATACCTCGCGGATGTGGTCGACGGCCGGCACAAGGACTGGTCCATCCGTCCCAACATGGTATTTGCCACTTCCCTGCCTTACAGCCCACTGGATGATATCCAAAAAGCGGAAGTCCTGGAAACCATCAAGTCTTACCTCCTCACGCCAAGGGGGCTGAGAACACTCGCCCCTGGCAATGCTGCTTATAAAGGCTATTACCAAGGCAACCAATACCAGCGGGACAATGCTTATCACCAAGGAACGGCCTGGCCTTGGCTCCTTGGCCACTTTGTGGAAGGTTATCTAAAAATTCACGGCAAAGCCGGCAAAAGCATGATACAAAAGTTGATCAAAGGTTTTGACGACACCATGTCCCAGTATGGGATTGGCTCCATTGCGGAGATTTATGACGGGGATCCGCCCCACAGACCAAAAGGAGCTATTTCACAAGCATGGAGCGTCGGAGAACTCCTCCGGATCATGCATCTAGTTAATCACTATTAA
- a CDS encoding glycosyltransferase family 4 protein has protein sequence MKVLMFGWEFPPHISGGLGTACYGLLKGMSHFDHEVIFVVPKLYGDEDPLADFVNASDVEIDYREQRFKQIWKNLTYLEVSSFLIPYLGPEEYARFTDKALHDRTDVDESIFANKFSFTGKYTKDLIMEVSRYALVAGQIAKNKEHDIIHAHDWLSFPAGIAAKKISGKPLVVHVHATEFDRSGEHVNQRVYDIERSGMEMADKIIAVSHLTKKTIISRYGIPEEKITVIHNAVLDTSIITSTATKKVPEKIVTFLGRITFQKGPEYFIEAANKVLKKDDNVRFVMAGSGDLMNRMIDRVAELRIATKFHFTGFLRGGDVDQMFAISDVYVMPSVSEPFGISPLEAVRYNTPVIISKQSGVAEVLTNALKIDFWDIDAMADAIFALLHYGGISTMFRQCGSEELKKMKWEHVAEKIFALYDKTLTVTHS, from the coding sequence ATGAAGGTATTAATGTTTGGATGGGAATTTCCACCACATATTTCCGGTGGATTGGGCACAGCCTGTTATGGGCTACTGAAAGGAATGTCACATTTTGATCATGAAGTGATTTTCGTCGTCCCTAAGCTATATGGAGATGAAGATCCCTTAGCTGATTTTGTAAATGCAAGTGACGTAGAGATCGATTATAGAGAACAACGATTCAAACAGATTTGGAAAAACCTTACTTACTTGGAAGTAAGCTCCTTTTTAATACCTTATTTGGGACCGGAAGAATATGCACGCTTTACCGATAAAGCCCTGCATGACCGCACCGATGTGGACGAAAGCATTTTCGCCAACAAATTTTCGTTCACCGGAAAATACACCAAAGACCTGATCATGGAAGTGTCACGCTACGCCTTGGTGGCGGGGCAAATTGCCAAAAACAAAGAGCATGACATCATCCATGCGCACGATTGGCTGTCCTTTCCTGCCGGCATAGCTGCCAAAAAAATAAGCGGCAAACCACTGGTAGTACATGTCCACGCCACGGAATTTGACCGCTCCGGAGAGCACGTAAACCAGCGCGTATACGATATCGAGCGATCGGGAATGGAAATGGCCGATAAAATCATCGCGGTCAGCCACCTCACGAAGAAGACGATCATTTCTCGCTACGGTATTCCTGAGGAAAAGATCACCGTCATCCACAATGCCGTCCTGGACACCAGCATCATCACCAGCACGGCTACCAAAAAAGTACCGGAGAAAATAGTGACTTTTCTCGGCAGGATCACCTTCCAAAAAGGCCCTGAATACTTTATCGAAGCAGCAAACAAAGTCCTCAAAAAAGACGACAATGTACGTTTCGTAATGGCAGGATCTGGCGACCTGATGAACCGGATGATCGACCGTGTGGCAGAGCTGCGCATCGCCACAAAATTCCATTTCACGGGATTTCTCAGAGGAGGAGATGTGGATCAGATGTTTGCCATCAGTGACGTATATGTCATGCCTTCTGTATCGGAGCCGTTTGGCATCTCTCCATTGGAAGCCGTCCGATACAATACACCCGTCATCATCTCCAAACAATCCGGAGTGGCAGAAGTCCTTACCAACGCCCTCAAAATTGATTTTTGGGATATAGACGCCATGGCGGATGCCATATTTGCCCTGCTTCATTACGGGGGCATATCCACCATGTTCCGACAGTGCGGAAGCGAAGAGCTCAAAAAGATGAAATGGGAACATGTCGCTGAAAAAATCTTCGCCCTTTATGATAAAACTTTAACTGTAACACATTCATGA
- a CDS encoding glycoside hydrolase family 57 protein, with protein sequence MRTICFYFQVHQPYRLKPYRFFDIGEDHHYWDDFANKSIMRKVAEKCYLPMNALLLELIEKYQGQFKVSFSLSGVFMDQMEEYAPDVLESFQKLVATGHAELLNETYAHALSALKSKDEFHDMVRAQQEKVKKLFNGYTPKVFRNTELIYSDIIGEMVAELGYEAILTEGAKHILGWKSPNYVYCNAIEPKLKVLLKNFRLSDDIAFRFGEKAWADWPLTTDKFVNWINQIPQEEEVINLFMDYETFGEHQWAESGIFEFMRHLPDAVLNQSNFTFSTPSEVVAEATPVGKIHVPVPISWADEERDLTAWLGNDLQDEAFDRLYELEPLVRQSQDPQIQKDWKYLQTSDHFYYMCTKFFSDGDIHAYFSPYESPYEAFINFMNVLSDFMLRLKKEQNASLPKA encoded by the coding sequence ATGAGAACCATTTGTTTTTATTTCCAGGTCCACCAGCCGTATCGGCTAAAACCTTATCGATTCTTTGATATTGGCGAAGACCATCATTATTGGGACGATTTTGCCAACAAAAGCATAATGCGGAAAGTAGCTGAAAAATGCTACTTGCCCATGAATGCCCTACTGCTCGAATTAATAGAAAAGTATCAAGGCCAGTTTAAGGTCAGCTTTTCCCTGTCGGGAGTATTTATGGATCAAATGGAAGAATATGCACCTGATGTCTTGGAGAGCTTCCAGAAACTCGTGGCCACCGGGCATGCAGAACTGCTAAATGAAACCTATGCCCATGCCCTTTCGGCACTGAAAAGCAAAGACGAATTTCATGACATGGTGCGTGCTCAGCAGGAAAAAGTCAAAAAGCTCTTTAACGGATATACTCCCAAAGTATTTCGAAATACCGAGTTGATCTACTCGGATATTATCGGGGAGATGGTAGCCGAACTGGGATATGAAGCCATCCTGACCGAAGGCGCCAAGCATATCTTGGGCTGGAAAAGTCCCAATTATGTGTATTGCAATGCCATCGAACCCAAATTAAAGGTGTTGCTGAAAAACTTCCGCCTCAGTGATGACATTGCTTTTCGCTTTGGGGAAAAGGCATGGGCCGACTGGCCGCTTACTACAGACAAGTTCGTCAACTGGATCAATCAAATCCCCCAGGAAGAAGAAGTCATCAATTTATTTATGGATTATGAAACCTTTGGGGAGCACCAGTGGGCTGAGAGTGGAATTTTTGAGTTTATGCGCCATCTACCCGATGCGGTGCTCAACCAATCCAACTTCACCTTTTCCACCCCTTCAGAGGTCGTAGCAGAAGCCACTCCTGTCGGCAAAATACACGTCCCCGTTCCCATTTCCTGGGCAGATGAAGAGCGTGACCTTACCGCTTGGCTGGGCAACGACCTTCAGGATGAAGCCTTTGATCGCCTTTATGAATTAGAACCTTTGGTCAGGCAATCTCAAGATCCGCAAATCCAAAAAGACTGGAAATACCTTCAGACCAGTGACCACTTCTATTATATGTGTACCAAATTCTTTTCTGATGGTGATATTCACGCCTATTTTAGTCCGTACGAAAGCCCTTACGAGGCATTTATCAACTTCATGAATGTCCTGAGCGACTTTATGCTGCGGCTGAAAAAAGAACAAAATGCCTCCCTTCCGAAAGCTTAG
- the clpB gene encoding ATP-dependent chaperone ClpB produces the protein MDFKQFTIKSQEAIQKAAELCMAEQQQAIEPAHVLKGILSEDESVVDFVFKKLGVNKKLVSQKLEEIIQSFPKVSGQQPYLSNAGNQALTKAKSYLKTFGDEFVAVEHLLLGILSGSDKSAQLLKDQGVTEKGLIEAIKELRQGNKVTDQNAEAKYRSLEKYSKNLNELAKKGKIDPVIGRDEEIRRVLQILARRTKNNPILLGEPGVGKTAIVEGLAQRIVSGDVPENLKSKTLISLDMGLLVAGAKYKGEFEERLKAVIKEVTDSDGEIILFIDEIHTLIGAGGGGEGAMDAANLLKPALARGELHAIGATTLKEYQKYVEKDKALERRFQAVMVDEPDAADAISILRGIKDKYELHHGVRIKDDAVISAVELSQRYISDRFLPDKAIDLMDEAAAKLRMEIDSLPQELDELNRRIMQLEIEREAIRREKNKDKEAVLSKELAELSEKRQAVKAKWESEKAVIMGIQREKENIDKFKLEAEQAERAGDFGKVAEIRYGKISESEQKLESFKQQLQEMQEGSPLLKEEVDAEDVAAVVAKWTGIPLSRMLESEREKLLHLEDELGKRVAGQQEAIAALSDAVRRSRAGLQDPKRPIGSFIFMGTTGVGKTELAKALAEYLFNDDNAMVRIDMSEYQERHAVSRLVGAPPGYVGYDEGGQLTEAVRRKPYSVILLDEIEKAHPDVFNILLQVLDDGRLTDNKGRMANFKNTIIILTTNIGSQLIQERFAAIEDWNKEQVMEDTKKEVFELLKQSVRPEFLNRIDETIMFEPLSREITRKIVDIQWKEIQHRLADSGIEIDATKEVLDYLGEVGFDPQFGARPLKRTMQRLVLNELSKQILSGYIKNDAAVLVDLDADKQVYFKNVEGVEV, from the coding sequence ATGGATTTTAAGCAATTTACAATCAAATCGCAGGAGGCTATACAAAAGGCCGCTGAGCTTTGTATGGCCGAGCAGCAGCAGGCCATAGAGCCGGCTCACGTGCTAAAGGGTATTCTTTCTGAGGATGAAAGTGTGGTTGATTTTGTTTTCAAAAAACTGGGTGTCAACAAGAAGTTGGTTTCCCAGAAATTGGAAGAAATCATCCAATCCTTTCCAAAGGTCAGCGGGCAGCAACCCTATCTTTCCAATGCCGGGAATCAGGCGTTGACCAAGGCTAAAAGTTATTTGAAGACCTTTGGAGATGAGTTTGTGGCGGTCGAACATTTGCTGCTGGGGATACTTTCTGGTAGTGATAAATCTGCCCAACTGCTCAAGGACCAAGGGGTGACGGAGAAAGGGCTGATTGAAGCAATCAAAGAACTAAGACAAGGAAATAAAGTGACCGATCAAAACGCAGAAGCTAAATATAGGTCTTTGGAAAAATACTCCAAAAACCTAAACGAATTGGCCAAAAAGGGCAAAATCGACCCTGTTATCGGCCGTGATGAGGAGATCAGGAGGGTGTTACAGATTTTGGCCAGAAGAACCAAGAACAACCCTATTCTTCTTGGTGAGCCGGGTGTGGGTAAGACGGCTATTGTGGAAGGCCTGGCACAACGCATTGTCAGTGGAGATGTTCCCGAAAACCTTAAATCCAAAACCTTGATCTCGTTGGACATGGGATTGCTGGTGGCAGGTGCCAAATACAAGGGTGAATTTGAAGAGAGGTTAAAAGCAGTGATCAAGGAGGTGACCGATTCGGATGGAGAGATTATCTTATTTATCGATGAGATCCACACCTTGATCGGAGCCGGTGGCGGCGGTGAAGGCGCCATGGATGCTGCTAACTTGCTGAAGCCTGCCTTGGCCAGGGGTGAGCTGCATGCCATTGGAGCGACGACCCTCAAGGAGTACCAAAAGTACGTCGAAAAGGATAAGGCCCTGGAGCGAAGGTTTCAAGCAGTAATGGTGGATGAACCGGATGCTGCCGATGCCATTTCCATCTTAAGGGGTATTAAGGATAAGTACGAGCTTCACCATGGGGTGAGGATCAAGGATGATGCGGTAATTTCCGCAGTAGAGCTTTCGCAACGTTATATTTCTGATCGATTCTTGCCTGACAAGGCCATTGACTTAATGGATGAGGCGGCGGCCAAGTTGCGGATGGAAATTGACTCCCTTCCGCAGGAGCTGGACGAGCTGAACAGGAGGATCATGCAATTGGAGATCGAACGGGAAGCCATCCGTCGAGAGAAAAACAAAGACAAGGAAGCCGTGCTGAGCAAAGAACTTGCAGAATTGTCCGAGAAGCGCCAAGCCGTGAAGGCCAAATGGGAAAGCGAAAAGGCTGTAATTATGGGCATCCAGCGTGAAAAGGAAAATATTGATAAGTTTAAGCTGGAAGCAGAGCAAGCAGAACGAGCAGGAGATTTTGGAAAGGTAGCGGAGATCCGTTATGGAAAAATCAGCGAAAGTGAGCAAAAGCTAGAGTCGTTTAAGCAGCAGCTGCAAGAGATGCAGGAGGGTTCGCCCTTGCTGAAGGAGGAAGTGGATGCTGAAGATGTGGCGGCCGTGGTGGCCAAGTGGACGGGGATTCCTTTGTCCAGAATGCTCGAAAGTGAGCGGGAAAAACTCCTTCACCTGGAGGATGAGCTAGGCAAACGAGTGGCCGGTCAGCAAGAGGCCATTGCAGCGCTTTCCGATGCCGTGCGTAGAAGCCGGGCAGGACTGCAAGATCCTAAACGGCCGATTGGATCCTTTATTTTCATGGGGACCACTGGTGTGGGTAAGACAGAACTGGCCAAGGCCCTGGCAGAATACCTCTTCAATGATGACAATGCCATGGTGAGGATTGACATGTCCGAGTACCAGGAAAGGCATGCGGTCAGCAGGTTGGTCGGAGCGCCTCCCGGTTATGTGGGCTATGATGAAGGTGGGCAGCTGACCGAGGCGGTTAGGAGAAAGCCTTATTCGGTTATTCTTTTGGATGAGATCGAAAAAGCCCATCCCGATGTGTTCAATATCTTGCTGCAAGTGCTGGATGATGGTAGGTTGACAGACAATAAAGGTCGGATGGCCAATTTCAAAAATACCATCATCATCCTGACGACCAATATCGGTTCGCAACTGATCCAAGAGCGGTTTGCAGCAATAGAGGATTGGAACAAGGAGCAGGTGATGGAGGATACCAAAAAAGAAGTGTTTGAGCTGTTGAAGCAGTCTGTTCGTCCGGAGTTCTTGAACAGGATTGATGAGACCATCATGTTTGAGCCACTGAGCAGGGAGATTACCCGAAAAATTGTGGATATCCAATGGAAAGAAATCCAGCACCGTTTGGCAGATTCAGGCATCGAAATCGATGCCACCAAAGAAGTGCTTGATTACCTCGGAGAAGTCGGTTTCGATCCGCAGTTTGGCGCGAGGCCCCTTAAACGAACCATGCAGCGTTTGGTCTTAAATGAACTGTCCAAACAGATCCTCAGCGGATACATCAAGAATGATGCAGCCGTTCTGGTGGACTTGGATGCTGATAAGCAAGTTTACTTTAAGAATGTGGAAGGAGTGGAGGTGTAG
- the rlmN gene encoding 23S rRNA (adenine(2503)-C(2))-methyltransferase RlmN, with amino-acid sequence MKMGEKKDIRKLSLEELQEFFLAEGDKKFRANQVYDWLWNKSLKNFDDMTNISLSTREMLKANFTINHLKVDLMQHSSDGTIKNAVKLYDDKIVESVLIPTSKRITACVSSQVGCSLDCNFCATARLKRMRNLNPDEIYDQVVAIKDEAEKYFQRPLTNIVFMGMGEPLLNYANVISAIDKITAPEGLGMAARRITLSTVGIPKMIKKMADDEVKFNLAISLHSAINSTRSRLMPINDKSPVEELADSLKYWYHKTQRKVTYEYVIWDGINDDEEHALALAKFCKHIPSKVNIIQYNPIDEGEFRQASQEAVDMYVRILEGRGIVAKVRKSRGQDIDAACGQLANKNEVAEI; translated from the coding sequence ATGAAAATGGGTGAGAAAAAGGACATTAGGAAATTAAGCTTGGAGGAACTCCAGGAATTCTTCCTTGCAGAAGGGGACAAAAAGTTTAGGGCCAATCAGGTGTACGATTGGCTGTGGAACAAGTCATTGAAAAACTTTGATGACATGACCAATATCTCCCTGTCCACCCGAGAAATGCTGAAAGCTAATTTCACCATCAACCACCTCAAAGTGGACCTCATGCAGCATTCTTCTGATGGCACCATTAAAAATGCCGTCAAACTCTACGATGACAAGATCGTGGAATCCGTGCTTATTCCCACTTCCAAGCGAATCACCGCCTGCGTGTCCTCTCAGGTAGGTTGCAGCCTTGACTGCAACTTCTGCGCCACCGCCCGACTAAAAAGGATGCGTAACCTTAATCCCGATGAAATTTACGACCAAGTGGTCGCCATCAAAGATGAAGCTGAAAAGTATTTTCAGCGCCCCCTGACCAATATCGTTTTCATGGGCATGGGTGAACCGCTGCTAAACTATGCCAATGTGATCAGTGCGATCGACAAGATCACCGCCCCCGAAGGACTGGGCATGGCAGCGAGAAGGATCACATTATCCACTGTGGGCATTCCCAAAATGATCAAAAAAATGGCAGACGATGAAGTAAAATTCAACTTGGCCATCTCGCTCCATTCTGCCATCAACAGCACCAGAAGCCGCCTGATGCCCATTAACGACAAAAGCCCTGTGGAAGAGTTGGCAGATTCCTTAAAATACTGGTACCACAAGACCCAACGCAAGGTTACGTATGAATATGTGATCTGGGACGGGATCAACGATGATGAAGAACACGCCCTTGCGCTGGCAAAATTCTGCAAACACATCCCCTCCAAAGTCAACATCATCCAGTACAACCCCATCGACGAAGGGGAATTTCGTCAAGCCTCTCAAGAAGCAGTGGACATGTATGTCCGGATCTTGGAGGGCAGGGGAATCGTGGCCAAAGTCAGAAAGTCAAGGGGACAGGACATCGACGCAGCATGCGGTCAACTGGCCAACAAAAATGAAGTCGCTGAAATATAA